TTGATCAGGTGCTGCAACGTTCTGGAACGGGAATAGTTGTGTGAGATGGAGCTGGTCAGTTTCTTACTGCCAGGTGTAACAAATACCAAGGGGCGCTTGATCCGTTGTCAGATCGAGCTATCAGCATGTTGGGATGCTATGATACTAGCAAGTGAAAGGCTATAACTAAGTTGAGATTGAAATGGACTGTCAAGAAGTTGCACTTGCGTGGAGTAGAAGCGATGAATGCTCGATTGGAGATCATATCATCAGGGAGATGCGTACCTATCTCCCAAATTTCCAGGGGTTTGATTTATGTTGGGCTGGGCAGAATGCCAATGAGACTGCTCATGCATGTGTGAAACATGCCCTTGTGATAGACtcttttcttttaattttttatGTCCCTCTGGTTTTCTGACCCAAATGATAACGTCCACACGTGTGGCATGGGCATCATCGTGTGTGTGGGCATTGAAGAGTTCACGCACACGCTCCGTAGCACACGGTTTGCCAGCTGCGCTGTGTGGGTGAACTAGTTTCTGCCCACACAGCCACTAGTCCACGCGCGTGTGGGCAAACTGCTTTTCGCCCATACGACACTCATACGTTGttagatggcaactgcagttgcgcgtacgtggcaattaggtaaacacacatggcaactatgaTTCGTTGCTAGACGGCAACTGCAGTTGCGCGTACGTGACAACCAGATAAACACGCATGACAACTGTGATTAACCATACATGACAACTATGGTTGAACTACACGTGacaactaggtaaacacacatgaCAACTATTGTTTGACCATATACGACAAATACTTAATCACACACGACAATTATGGTTTGATTACACGCGGCAACTACCATAAATTAGACATGGCAACTATAGTTAACCAAAACGGTGAGAGTTGCCATGCTTTTACAGCTACATTTGCCATCCCGAATAACTACATCTACCATCTTAGATGGCAACTAAATCGTCATCCCGCGGGTACCTAACGTAGTTGCGCCAGGATGTGCGGGCATTTAGCATTTTTGCTTCATGCCACACGCGCTGGATGAGGATGAGTGGTACTTGTTAGACGTGTGACACAAAGTAGCTGCGCCCACCCGTGTGGGCAATTCTATGTTTCGTGTGGGCTGCCTCCTGCTCATGTCACACACAGTGTGTTGGCGAATGTCTAatatgccacacgtgtgggcgttatcagGACCTTTTTCTGATTGACATTTTGCAATCAGAAGTGTTCCGCCAAAATGAATAAAAAGGCCTTGATGGCGGTTCTCAAAAGAGAGAGGATATAAGCTCATCTACACAATGCTGACAATATAAAAGTATCACACAAACGTTTAAAAGTTCATTGCCCTTCTAGCACAAGTTCACCCACTAGTACCTACTCATGCCCCTACTCGGCTGCTCGACACGATTCGTCCTGAATTCGTGATGTCTTTGGAAGGAAGGGACCACGAGTCCACGGCAGATCGATGTCAGCGACATAAAGCGCGTTTCATTATTATCCCTACGACGACGACGAGTCGTCGGCGTCCAGATCACGGCCGGTCATTAGACAACGACTCGGCGGTGGACGAGGAGTCCGGGCCCGGCGGGCCGTCCCTGTTGAGCGGCGGCGAGCCCTCGAAGAGCTGCTTCCGGAGCACGTCGTGCAGGTTGTGGAAGAGCCTCCGCTTGACGGTGTCCAGGGCCGCCTCCAGCCGGTGGAGCAGCTCCGTCGAGTTCTTGTTGTACATGAAGAGGCCGTTGTACAGGTCGAAGCTGTCGCTGCAGGTGTTGTCCACGAGCCGGAGCAGCGTCTCGTAGCCCTTGGTGTCGATGGGCGTGGGGCGGAGCCCGAGCGTGGCCAGCATCCGCCCCACGGTGTGCGCCACCAGCTGCGTCTCGGCGGCGTGCGCGTCGTGCTCCGCGCAGGGCATCTCCACCATGCGGCACCCCTCGCGCGCGAACGCGCCCAGGAACGCCTCGGCGCGCGCGCGGCGGGCCGGGCAGTCGCCGACGCGGACCCTGTCGAACACGAACGGGAGGCCGGCCCAGCCGTCGCGCGCCGACTCCGGGCCGAACATGGGGTGCGTGCAGACGATGTCGAAGTCCTCGGGGAGGCGGCTGAGGAGCTGCTTCCTGGGGAACTCCTTGACGGAGAGCACGTCGGCGAAGAGCGTGCTGCGGCGGAAGCGGTGGACGGGGAGCGAGCGGAGCACCGCCTCCGTGGAGAGGATGGAGGTGGCCAGGAGGACCACGTCGGGCTGGCACTCGCAGAGGTCGTGCGGGTCGGCGTAGAAGGACGCGCCGAGGTCCGCCGCGGCGGCCGAGTGGTCGGAGCGGGAGTGCGCCAGCACCGTGTGCCCCTGCCGCACCAGCGTCCGCGCCAGGAACTGCCCGAAGTTGCCGAACCCCACGATGGCGATCTTCAGGCGCGGAtgctcgtcgtcgtcctcctcctccccctctgcTTCAATGACGCCGGACCCGTTGTCGAACGGCTGCCGCGCAGCGGCCGTGGCACGCACGGCGCGGAGGCGGAGCGGAGCAGCGGCCACGGGGAGAAGGCGCCCCCGCCACCGGCATGCCGGCGTAGACCTGTCAACGGATTGGAGGTTGGTGAAAGCCGCCGGCCGGGGGCAGGACGGGGGCAGGTGGAGTCGTGCGGGGGAAGGGATCGCCATTCTCGCGTCTGTCTCGGGAGCGGCGGCGCTGGTCGGTGCGGTACAGCATTTATATTTGGAGCGGATCTAGGTTTGGACTCTCGAACAAAAAGGAGGCGGTTTTGTGGGCCGGGCTGGACAGACGGGCGGCAAAAGAAGCCCAGGAAACCCACCGTTTCGGCGGCTGGGAGACGGGGAATTGCTGCTAGGGAAGAGAGAGGTGGGAAGCGGATtgtggggagggggcggcgatggaggagggggtggaggggagcggcggcggcggggggctTGGGCGGAAGATCCCGGCGGGGGAGGTGGAGCTGAAGGAGAAGTCGGGGACGGCGTGGAGCCACTCGTTCCTGAACCAGAAGCCATGGCACCCGCTGTCGTACCCGAACCAGCGCCGCAAGTGGATCGCCGAGCAGATCCACACCAACCGCGCGCGCCGCGACGAGGAGGTGCAGCGCGAGTTCGCGCAGGAGCAGGAGTTCTTCCGCCAGACCGCGCTCTTCTCCAAGAAGGACAAGGAGAAGGTACACACACACACCAACATACATACATACGCCGTCCTCCTCTTTTATCTTTTAGATAGACTTTTATTATCAGCTCATGGGCACTATGGCTTGAACTGTTGTGATCGCCATAGGGTGGATGGAATGAATTATTACATTGTTTTGGTCATCTGGCTTCAGGATTTCACGTGGTTAATCATGCCGTGGTGCTAGTATTTTGTCGG
This sequence is a window from Aegilops tauschii subsp. strangulata cultivar AL8/78 chromosome 7, Aet v6.0, whole genome shotgun sequence. Protein-coding genes within it:
- the LOC109758435 gene encoding arogenate dehydrogenase 2, chloroplastic-like, translated to MAIPSPARLHLPPSCPRPAAFTNLQSVDRSTPACRWRGRLLPVAAAPLRLRAVRATAAARQPFDNGSGVIEAEGEEEDDDEHPRLKIAIVGFGNFGQFLARTLVRQGHTVLAHSRSDHSAAAADLGASFYADPHDLCECQPDVVLLATSILSTEAVLRSLPVHRFRRSTLFADVLSVKEFPRKQLLSRLPEDFDIVCTHPMFGPESARDGWAGLPFVFDRVRVGDCPARRARAEAFLGAFAREGCRMVEMPCAEHDAHAAETQLVAHTVGRMLATLGLRPTPIDTKGYETLLRLVDNTCSDSFDLYNGLFMYNKNSTELLHRLEAALDTVKRRLFHNLHDVLRKQLFEGSPPLNRDGPPGPDSSSTAESLSNDRP